A stretch of Acidobacteriota bacterium DNA encodes these proteins:
- a CDS encoding PBP1A family penicillin-binding protein has product MAVVTIRLVRGFGLVALFLAAALFGIASGVVLAFVGDLPQISALDSYAPSTITRVVGRDGGVVGEFATERREIITDAQIPPVLRQAIMAVEDAGFNDHMGLQPTRMVWAVVRDLTGTGRTPGRSTITQQLARNLFRDTIGFRRDPNAWVDVSGWERKIKEALVALQIERRYGKSEIFTMYCNQIYWGHGAYGVQAASRLYFDKSITDLTLEEAAMLAGIIQTPERQSPYVNMAEARRKRNLALDRMAANNFITPEEATAAKARPIVTSGAPLGGPTLAPHFTETIRQELQDRYGAKAIYESGLTVRTGLDAELQRTAIEVLDRELRRIDRLGGYRRPARNLVAEKVDLDTFRVPRWSRPPTVNDVIPALVLNMDKGTIRVRAGAWEGTIAAAGYAWTRRRSDTLVRRGDLIEVRVISRVDESKQFVASLEQTPSIEGAVVAIENRTGQILAMVGGHNFGRSQFNRATQALRQVGSTFKPFVYTAAIDRGYTATSLIDDSPVSFVAGPNQPLWQPQNYDREYLGQVMLRDALAGSRNIPTIKLMDALGPPQVIGTAKRMGITSPLPAFLPVAIGAAEATLIEMTSAYSAFANQGVRVTPLSYTQVLDRDGNILEDRRPVPHDALRADTAFVMAHLLQGAVQHGTAVRAQVLDWPVGGKTGTTDDYTDAWFIGFDPDITLGVWVGRDQKKPIGPGQTGTAAALPIWIDIMKPWVARRRAQLPAPPSFERPSNVIMVMTSKGLEAFIAGTEPGIR; this is encoded by the coding sequence ATGGCTGTCGTCACGATCCGTCTCGTCCGTGGATTCGGTCTCGTCGCGCTTTTCCTTGCGGCAGCGTTGTTCGGCATTGCGAGCGGTGTGGTGCTCGCGTTTGTCGGCGACCTGCCGCAGATTAGCGCGCTCGATAGCTACGCGCCCAGCACGATCACCCGGGTCGTCGGGCGAGACGGCGGCGTGGTCGGCGAGTTCGCCACCGAGCGCCGCGAAATCATCACCGACGCGCAGATTCCACCCGTGCTGCGCCAGGCCATCATGGCGGTGGAAGACGCCGGCTTCAACGACCACATGGGGCTGCAGCCTACCCGCATGGTCTGGGCGGTCGTTCGCGACCTGACGGGCACTGGCCGCACGCCGGGCCGGTCCACCATCACCCAGCAGCTGGCGCGCAACCTGTTTCGCGACACGATTGGATTCAGGCGCGACCCGAACGCCTGGGTGGACGTCAGCGGCTGGGAGCGGAAGATCAAGGAAGCGCTCGTCGCGCTGCAAATCGAGCGGCGCTACGGCAAGTCTGAAATCTTCACGATGTACTGCAACCAGATCTACTGGGGCCACGGCGCGTATGGCGTGCAGGCCGCGTCGCGGTTGTACTTCGACAAATCAATCACGGACCTGACGCTTGAAGAAGCGGCGATGCTTGCGGGCATCATCCAGACACCCGAGCGGCAGAGTCCCTACGTGAACATGGCCGAGGCCAGGCGCAAGCGCAACCTGGCGTTGGACCGCATGGCCGCCAACAACTTCATCACGCCAGAGGAAGCCACCGCCGCCAAAGCCCGGCCCATTGTCACCTCCGGAGCGCCGCTGGGTGGTCCCACGCTGGCACCGCACTTCACGGAGACCATCCGGCAGGAGCTGCAGGACCGCTACGGCGCCAAGGCGATCTACGAAAGCGGCCTGACGGTACGCACGGGACTGGATGCGGAGTTGCAGCGCACGGCCATCGAGGTTCTGGACCGCGAACTGCGACGGATCGATCGGCTGGGCGGCTATCGGCGGCCGGCACGCAACCTCGTGGCCGAGAAGGTGGACCTCGACACGTTCAGGGTGCCGCGCTGGTCGCGTCCGCCGACGGTGAACGACGTGATTCCCGCGCTGGTGCTGAACATGGATAAGGGCACCATCCGTGTGCGCGCCGGCGCGTGGGAAGGCACCATCGCGGCCGCCGGCTACGCGTGGACCCGACGACGGTCAGACACATTGGTACGGCGTGGAGACTTGATCGAAGTGCGGGTGATCAGCCGCGTCGACGAGTCCAAACAGTTTGTGGCAAGCCTCGAGCAGACGCCGTCTATCGAAGGCGCTGTGGTGGCCATCGAGAACCGGACCGGACAGATTCTGGCGATGGTGGGCGGCCACAACTTCGGACGCAGCCAGTTCAACCGCGCCACGCAGGCGCTGCGGCAAGTGGGATCGACGTTCAAACCTTTTGTCTACACGGCCGCGATCGACCGCGGCTACACGGCCACGTCGCTCATCGACGACAGTCCCGTGAGTTTTGTCGCCGGCCCGAACCAGCCGCTGTGGCAGCCGCAAAATTACGACCGCGAATACCTCGGGCAGGTCATGCTGCGCGACGCACTCGCCGGGTCGCGCAACATCCCGACGATCAAGCTGATGGACGCGCTCGGTCCGCCGCAAGTCATCGGCACGGCCAAGCGCATGGGCATCACATCTCCCCTCCCGGCGTTCCTGCCGGTGGCCATTGGCGCCGCCGAAGCGACGCTCATCGAGATGACGTCGGCCTACTCGGCGTTCGCCAATCAAGGCGTGCGCGTCACACCACTCTCGTATACGCAAGTCCTCGATCGTGATGGCAACATCCTCGAAGACCGCCGGCCGGTGCCACACGACGCGTTACGCGCCGACACCGCGTTTGTCATGGCGCACCTGCTGCAAGGCGCGGTTCAACACGGCACTGCTGTCAGAGCGCAGGTGCTGGACTGGCCCGTGGGCGGCAAGACGGGCACCACCGACGACTACACTGACGCCTGGTTCATCGGGTTCGATCCCGACATCACGCTCGGCGTGTGGGTGGGCCGCGATCAGAAGAAGCCGATCGGCCCCGGCCAGACGGGCACCGCAGCCGCGCTGCCGATCTGGATCGACATCATGAAACCGTGGGTCGCACGCCGTCGCGCCCAACTCCCCGCCCCGCCGTCCTTCGAACGCCCGAGCAACGTCATCATGGTCATGACCAGCAAAGGCCTCGAAGCGTTCATCGCCGGCACCGAGCCAGGGATTCGCTGA
- a CDS encoding SPOR domain-containing protein, with protein sequence MRAKIEGEIMSDQGFHEVQLSGKQLVFLFMSAVVLAVVVFLLGVNVGQGVRSAVGDTESTTAEATVPETLVPSDPAVGEKAEKPAEPELSYHEMLVGSATPPAVAEVAPPKPEVTATAAPVAAAPPTAGAGDWFLQMGAYSTRGVADSQVEKLKQLSVPAFVLVPVAGSADKLFKVRVGPYKDRAEAEQIKIRLERQGTSSRITR encoded by the coding sequence GTGCGTGCTAAGATCGAGGGCGAAATCATGTCCGATCAGGGTTTTCACGAAGTCCAATTGAGCGGAAAACAGCTGGTGTTTCTGTTCATGTCCGCTGTCGTGCTGGCGGTCGTGGTGTTTTTGCTGGGCGTCAACGTTGGGCAGGGTGTGCGTTCGGCCGTGGGTGACACGGAAAGCACCACTGCCGAGGCAACGGTGCCCGAGACCCTGGTGCCGTCTGACCCCGCCGTGGGCGAAAAGGCCGAGAAGCCTGCCGAGCCCGAGCTGAGTTACCACGAGATGCTGGTGGGTTCAGCCACGCCTCCGGCTGTGGCTGAGGTCGCGCCACCCAAACCTGAGGTGACCGCAACGGCGGCGCCTGTGGCTGCCGCGCCGCCGACTGCCGGTGCAGGCGACTGGTTCCTGCAGATGGGCGCCTACTCCACGCGCGGCGTGGCCGACAGCCAGGTGGAGAAGCTCAAGCAGTTGAGCGTGCCGGCGTTTGTGCTTGTGCCTGTCGCGGGTTCTGCGGACAAGTTGTTCAAGGTGCGCGTCGGCCCCTACAAGGACCGCGCCGAGGCGGAGCAGATCAAGATCCGCCTCGAACGGCAGGGCACTTCATCGCGAATTACGCGCTAG
- the lnt gene encoding apolipoprotein N-acyltransferase, which yields MTTLLALLSGGLLAASFPKYGHPAFAWTALAPLFVAVALRATRSPAAGSRGVFALGWLTGIVHFSLTVSWVVEVMNLHGGLPLPVAWAVMLLLASYLALYPALCAVLVGRAVRQFGVTGLWLAPACWVATEWLRGWVGGGFPWALLGTSQASVTPVIQLASVTGVFGVSALLALVSAAAAVVTVTRRPRHLWAAGGVMALVALVTALGAWRVAGGTLVLSGPVLKVGLVQGNVAQGQKWDPEFRQEIIDRYLRLSRQVIDVGARFVVWPEASTPFFFEAEPLRAEPIRALARETRTAILIGSDLFERDAAGDRIYNSAVMVGEDGTSRGSYSKMQLVPFGEYVPLKSLLFFIGPLVEKVSDFTHGTDPTVLEASGVKTGVAICYEVVYPWIPRAFAERGAQLLTTITNDAWFGVSSAPYQHFEQASVRAVEQGRYLVRAANTGISGVVDPYGRTIVTTGLFEETAITQDVRLIQSRTIYSYLGDVVAWVCALAAAMVAVTGRRRRQTAAQSAAGGEQL from the coding sequence GTGACCACGTTACTGGCACTGCTGTCCGGCGGACTCCTCGCCGCCAGCTTTCCGAAGTACGGACATCCCGCCTTCGCATGGACGGCGCTCGCCCCATTGTTCGTGGCGGTCGCGCTGCGCGCCACGCGATCGCCTGCCGCAGGTAGCCGCGGCGTGTTCGCGCTGGGCTGGCTCACCGGCATCGTACATTTCAGCCTGACGGTGTCATGGGTCGTGGAAGTCATGAACCTGCACGGCGGCCTGCCGCTGCCGGTGGCCTGGGCGGTCATGCTGTTGCTGGCCAGTTACCTGGCGCTCTATCCGGCCCTGTGCGCGGTGTTGGTGGGGCGTGCGGTCAGACAATTTGGCGTCACAGGGTTGTGGCTCGCGCCGGCGTGCTGGGTGGCCACGGAGTGGCTGCGCGGCTGGGTGGGCGGCGGCTTTCCGTGGGCGCTGCTCGGCACATCGCAGGCGTCGGTGACGCCCGTGATTCAACTCGCAAGTGTCACTGGCGTCTTTGGCGTCTCAGCACTCCTGGCGCTGGTGTCGGCGGCAGCCGCTGTCGTGACCGTCACGCGTCGGCCCAGGCATCTGTGGGCAGCGGGCGGCGTGATGGCGCTGGTGGCGCTGGTGACGGCGCTTGGGGCGTGGCGTGTGGCGGGTGGCACGCTTGTGCTGAGCGGTCCGGTTCTGAAGGTGGGGCTCGTGCAGGGCAACGTGGCCCAGGGCCAGAAATGGGATCCGGAGTTTCGACAGGAGATCATTGATCGCTACCTGCGCTTGAGCCGGCAGGTGATCGACGTCGGCGCGCGGTTCGTGGTGTGGCCTGAAGCGTCGACGCCGTTCTTTTTTGAAGCGGAGCCGTTGCGTGCTGAGCCGATCCGTGCGCTGGCCAGAGAGACGCGCACGGCCATCCTCATCGGCAGCGACCTGTTCGAGCGCGACGCCGCGGGCGACCGCATCTATAACTCTGCGGTGATGGTGGGCGAGGACGGCACCTCGCGGGGTTCGTATTCGAAGATGCAGCTGGTGCCCTTTGGCGAATACGTGCCGCTGAAGTCACTGCTGTTCTTCATTGGTCCGCTGGTTGAGAAGGTGTCGGACTTCACGCATGGCACCGATCCCACGGTGCTTGAGGCGAGCGGCGTCAAGACGGGCGTGGCCATTTGCTACGAGGTGGTCTACCCGTGGATTCCGCGGGCGTTTGCCGAGCGTGGCGCCCAGTTGCTCACGACCATTACCAATGACGCGTGGTTCGGCGTGTCGTCGGCCCCGTATCAGCATTTTGAGCAGGCCAGTGTGCGCGCAGTGGAACAGGGGCGCTATCTGGTGCGGGCTGCCAACACCGGCATCTCCGGTGTGGTGGACCCGTACGGGCGGACCATCGTGACGACCGGGTTGTTTGAAGAGACGGCGATCACCCAGGACGTGCGGTTGATCCAGTCGCGCACGATCTACAGTTATCTGGGCGACGTGGTGGCGTGGGTCTGTGCACTTGCCGCTGCCATGGTCGCGGTGACAGGCCGCCGGCGTCGCCAGACGGCGGCGCAGAGCGCCGCAGGTGGGGAGCAGTTATGA
- a CDS encoding J domain-containing protein → MDLYGALDLTPAATPADIERAYLRLARRYHPGINPGDRLGAERFRQVQEAYEVLGDPARRRQYDEGQHRHQGVVETTIAFDGFDFTAAAQGAEAATFSELFADVFQDAARRAMAQDQGASLELTMQLSFEEAMRGGAVPVSVVRRERCPACGGAGVIALESEACSACHGQGAVRWARGHMMFTKACEPCGGTGRLTRAGCRMCAATGVQTRSEVVTVHVPAGIESQARLVVPGRGHAGERGGPAGDLYVTIEVAPHPVFHRDGLDLHVKVPVAIHEAALGARIDVPTLAGPVKARVPPGTAAGTRLRLRGHGVPSQLGPDAAGDLIVELQIVLPPVQDERSKALLREFARLNPVDVRAHLFDS, encoded by the coding sequence ATGGACCTGTATGGCGCGCTCGATTTGACGCCGGCGGCCACGCCAGCCGATATCGAGCGCGCGTATCTGCGGCTCGCGAGGCGGTATCACCCGGGCATCAACCCGGGTGACCGCCTCGGCGCCGAACGTTTTCGTCAGGTGCAGGAAGCCTACGAAGTGTTGGGCGACCCCGCGCGTCGTCGTCAGTACGACGAGGGGCAGCACCGGCATCAGGGCGTAGTCGAAACGACCATCGCGTTCGACGGGTTCGATTTCACGGCTGCGGCGCAGGGCGCGGAGGCGGCGACGTTCTCTGAACTCTTCGCCGACGTGTTTCAGGATGCGGCGCGCCGGGCCATGGCGCAGGACCAGGGCGCGTCGCTTGAGCTCACCATGCAGTTGTCGTTCGAAGAAGCGATGCGTGGTGGGGCGGTGCCCGTTTCGGTGGTGCGCCGGGAACGGTGTCCGGCGTGTGGCGGCGCCGGTGTCATCGCGCTCGAGTCAGAAGCGTGCTCCGCGTGCCATGGCCAGGGGGCCGTCAGATGGGCTCGGGGCCACATGATGTTCACCAAGGCTTGTGAACCCTGTGGCGGGACTGGGCGACTGACGCGGGCGGGATGCCGGATGTGCGCCGCCACCGGCGTGCAGACTCGCAGCGAAGTGGTGACGGTGCATGTGCCGGCGGGCATCGAGTCGCAGGCGCGGCTGGTGGTGCCAGGGCGCGGGCACGCCGGCGAGCGAGGCGGGCCGGCCGGGGATTTGTATGTGACCATCGAGGTGGCGCCCCATCCGGTGTTTCATCGCGACGGCTTGGATTTGCACGTGAAGGTGCCGGTCGCGATTCACGAAGCCGCGCTCGGGGCCCGCATCGACGTTCCAACGCTGGCGGGTCCAGTGAAAGCCCGGGTGCCACCGGGAACGGCGGCAGGCACCCGTCTTCGCCTCCGCGGCCACGGCGTACCGAGCCAGCTCGGACCCGACGCCGCCGGCGACCTCATCGTCGAGCTCCAGATCGTGTTGCCGCCCGTCCAGGACGAGCGGTCGAAAGCACTCCTGCGCGAGTTTGCACGGTTGAATCCCGTGGACGTACGCGCACACCTGTTTGACTCGTGA
- the dnaK gene encoding molecular chaperone DnaK: MSKIIGIDLGTTNSVVAVMEGGEAVVITNSEGGRLTPSVVGFAKSGERLVGQVAKRQAVTNPENTVYSIKRFMGRRFDEVGEELKMVPYRVTAEGGHVAVKVDGQDKPFTPPQISAMILGKLKQAAEDYLGQPVTKAVITVPAYFNDAQRQATQDAGKIAGLEVMRIVNEPTAAALAYGLDKKKDETIVVYDFGGGTFDVSILEVGEGVVEVKSTNGDTHLGGDNLDQRVIDWIVAEFRKQEGIDLSKDRMALQRLKEAAEKAKMELSTLVETEINLPFVTADATGPKHLAMKLTRAKFESLVEDLLQKTMGPCRQALQDAGLSAKDIDEVVMVGGSTRIPRVQQLVKDQFGKEPHKGVNPDEVVAIGAALQAGVLSGEVKDLLLLDVTPLSLGIETLGGVMTTLITRNTTIPTRKSETFSTAADGQTSVEVHVLQGERQMARDNRPLGKFHLDGIPAAPRGVPQVEVTFDIDANGIVNVSARDKGTGKEQKITITASSGLSKDEVERMVKDAEAHAEEDKKRKEEVETRNRADQAVHAASTFLKESGDKVPASDRMAIESAVNDVKQALEANDAAAINRTLDALMQAQGKAAQELYKQAGPDAAAGAAGGGAQPGADAAGGDVIDAEVIEDEKK, translated from the coding sequence ATGAGCAAGATCATTGGAATTGACCTGGGCACCACGAACTCTGTCGTCGCCGTTATGGAAGGTGGCGAGGCGGTGGTCATCACCAACTCAGAGGGCGGGCGACTGACGCCGTCGGTGGTTGGGTTTGCGAAGTCGGGCGAGCGCCTGGTGGGCCAGGTCGCAAAGCGCCAGGCCGTGACCAACCCCGAGAACACGGTGTACTCCATCAAGCGTTTCATGGGCCGCCGGTTCGACGAGGTGGGCGAGGAACTGAAGATGGTGCCGTATCGGGTGACGGCAGAAGGTGGCCACGTCGCCGTGAAGGTGGACGGGCAGGACAAGCCGTTCACGCCGCCGCAAATCTCCGCGATGATCCTCGGCAAGCTGAAACAGGCCGCCGAAGATTACCTCGGCCAGCCGGTGACCAAGGCGGTCATCACGGTGCCGGCGTACTTCAATGACGCACAGCGTCAGGCGACGCAGGACGCCGGCAAGATCGCCGGCCTCGAAGTCATGCGCATCGTCAACGAGCCCACGGCGGCCGCGCTGGCCTATGGACTCGACAAAAAGAAGGACGAAACGATTGTCGTCTATGACTTCGGCGGCGGCACGTTCGACGTGTCGATCCTCGAAGTGGGTGAGGGCGTCGTTGAGGTGAAGTCCACCAACGGCGACACGCATCTGGGCGGTGACAACCTCGACCAGCGCGTCATTGACTGGATTGTCGCGGAGTTCCGCAAGCAGGAAGGCATTGACCTGTCGAAAGACCGGATGGCTTTGCAGCGCCTGAAGGAAGCGGCGGAGAAAGCCAAGATGGAACTCTCAACGCTGGTGGAGACCGAGATCAATTTGCCGTTCGTGACGGCGGATGCCACCGGTCCCAAGCACCTGGCGATGAAGCTGACGCGCGCCAAGTTCGAGTCGCTCGTCGAGGACCTGTTGCAGAAGACGATGGGACCGTGCCGGCAGGCGTTGCAGGATGCGGGCCTCTCGGCGAAGGACATCGACGAAGTGGTGATGGTCGGTGGTTCCACTCGTATCCCCCGCGTGCAGCAGCTCGTGAAGGACCAGTTCGGCAAAGAGCCGCACAAGGGCGTGAACCCCGACGAAGTGGTGGCGATTGGCGCCGCGCTGCAGGCCGGTGTGCTCTCGGGTGAAGTGAAGGACCTGCTGCTCCTCGACGTGACACCGTTGTCACTGGGCATCGAAACGCTGGGCGGCGTGATGACGACGCTGATTACGCGGAACACGACGATCCCGACGCGCAAGAGCGAGACGTTCTCGACGGCGGCCGACGGCCAGACGAGCGTGGAAGTGCATGTGCTGCAGGGCGAGCGCCAGATGGCGCGCGACAACCGGCCGCTCGGCAAGTTCCATCTCGACGGCATTCCGGCGGCGCCGCGTGGTGTGCCGCAGGTGGAAGTGACCTTCGACATCGACGCGAACGGCATCGTGAATGTGTCGGCCCGGGACAAGGGCACCGGCAAGGAGCAGAAGATCACCATCACCGCGTCGAGCGGCCTGTCGAAGGACGAGGTCGAGCGCATGGTGAAAGACGCCGAAGCGCACGCCGAGGAAGACAAGAAGCGCAAGGAAGAAGTGGAGACGCGCAATCGCGCCGACCAGGCGGTGCACGCGGCGTCCACGTTCCTCAAGGAGTCGGGCGACAAGGTGCCGGCGTCCGATCGCATGGCGATTGAGTCGGCGGTCAACGATGTGAAGCAGGCGCTTGAGGCCAATGACGCGGCCGCCATCAACCGCACACTGGACGCGTTGATGCAGGCGCAGGGCAAGGCCGCGCAGGAACTGTACAAACAGGCCGGGCCTGATGCCGCGGCGGGTGCGGCCGGCGGGGGCGCGCAGCCTGGCGCTGATGCCGCTGGTGGCGATGTCATCGACGCGGAAGTGATTGAAGACGAGAAGAAGTAA
- a CDS encoding molybdenum cofactor guanylyltransferase, protein MSVQTTAGAILAGGRARRFDGRDKSRLVIDGTSIIVRQVQLLQRVTDEVFLVGHDPDRFADLGLPVVGDRVLGAGALGGIYTALASTTADRVLVIACDMPFLVEPLLRALLALAESGDGAWVRTSRGPEPLVACYRQSARERIHEAIAAGHLKAADLGLTLNIGELSEQDVAAFGDPGHMLANLNTPEDYARVQ, encoded by the coding sequence ATGTCTGTGCAGACGACGGCCGGGGCCATTTTGGCCGGGGGCCGGGCTCGCCGATTCGACGGACGCGACAAGAGTCGGCTCGTCATTGACGGTACCTCCATTATCGTCCGTCAGGTCCAATTGCTGCAGCGTGTCACCGACGAGGTCTTCCTGGTCGGTCACGACCCGGATCGATTTGCCGATCTCGGCCTGCCAGTGGTGGGGGATCGGGTGCTGGGTGCCGGAGCGCTTGGAGGCATCTACACCGCGCTTGCCTCCACCACTGCCGATCGCGTGCTGGTGATCGCCTGCGACATGCCCTTCCTCGTGGAACCACTGCTGCGAGCGTTGCTTGCACTCGCCGAGTCGGGAGACGGCGCCTGGGTCAGAACCAGCCGGGGGCCTGAGCCACTCGTGGCCTGCTACCGGCAATCGGCGCGCGAACGCATCCACGAGGCCATCGCCGCAGGGCACCTCAAAGCGGCGGACTTGGGGCTCACGCTCAACATTGGTGAGCTGTCGGAACAGGACGTGGCGGCATTTGGCGATCCCGGTCACATGCTGGCCAACCTCAATACGCCCGAGGACTACGCCCGGGTACAATAA
- a CDS encoding helix-turn-helix transcriptional regulator, with product MTRRTGTGKGYYMISAVSTKYDIHPQTLRLYEREGLLAPSRTEGNTRLYSDEDLQRLETILALTRELGVNLAGVEIILNMRQKMERMQSEVNEFMAYVKTELARGLGDWEQRLNTALVPAGDKDAGKDAAL from the coding sequence ATGACCAGACGCACGGGCACCGGCAAGGGTTACTACATGATTAGCGCGGTGTCGACCAAGTACGACATCCACCCTCAGACGCTGCGACTCTACGAGCGCGAGGGCCTGCTCGCTCCCTCTCGCACCGAAGGCAACACGCGGCTCTATTCTGATGAAGACCTGCAGCGCCTCGAAACGATCCTGGCGCTGACGCGCGAACTCGGCGTGAACCTCGCCGGCGTCGAAATCATCCTCAACATGCGCCAGAAAATGGAGCGCATGCAGAGTGAGGTCAACGAGTTCATGGCGTACGTCAAGACCGAACTCGCTCGTGGGTTGGGCGACTGGGAACAACGGCTGAACACGGCGCTCGTGCCCGCTGGAGACAAAGACGCGGGCAAGGACGCCGCCTTGTAA
- the prfB gene encoding peptide chain release factor 2, with translation MSGGGFDEARLERELGQIEAQVSEPDFWKDQERAQQTLQRRRRLDDDRVIAASVRTQTDDLAVLIEWGRQGEDVSADLAKGLTAFAAAIEAGEVRTMLSGPMDSNNAIVTIHPGAGGTESQDWAQMIMRMYIRWSERRGFKREVVDLQPGDEAGIKSATMTIYGENAYGLLAAEAGVHRLVRISPFDQAARRHTSFASVYVWPELPDDIDIEIDDKDLRVDTFRSSGAGGQHVNVTDSAVRLTHLPTGIVVSCQNERSQHKNRASAMKVLRSRLYDVKMKEQQAKLDQIGGEKKDIAFGSQIRSYVLAPYRMVKDHRTKYQVGDPDRVLDGDLEEFIRAYLLKKGSGNLAATDEADDL, from the coding sequence ATCTCCGGAGGGGGCTTTGACGAAGCACGGCTCGAGCGTGAACTAGGACAGATCGAAGCCCAGGTCTCTGAACCCGACTTCTGGAAAGACCAGGAGCGCGCACAACAGACACTCCAACGACGCCGGCGGCTCGATGACGACCGCGTGATCGCGGCGTCCGTCCGCACGCAGACCGACGACTTGGCGGTGCTGATCGAGTGGGGCCGGCAGGGAGAAGACGTGTCGGCGGACCTCGCGAAGGGGTTGACCGCGTTCGCTGCGGCCATTGAGGCCGGTGAAGTGCGCACCATGCTGTCGGGGCCCATGGACAGCAACAACGCCATTGTCACCATCCACCCTGGCGCGGGCGGGACCGAGTCGCAGGACTGGGCCCAGATGATCATGCGCATGTACATCCGCTGGAGTGAGCGTCGCGGCTTCAAGCGCGAGGTGGTCGATCTGCAGCCCGGTGACGAAGCCGGAATCAAAAGCGCGACCATGACCATCTATGGTGAAAATGCGTACGGTCTGCTCGCCGCCGAAGCCGGTGTGCACCGGCTGGTGCGGATCTCGCCGTTTGATCAGGCCGCGCGCCGGCACACGTCGTTTGCCTCGGTCTATGTCTGGCCCGAACTGCCCGACGACATCGACATTGAGATCGATGACAAGGATCTTCGCGTGGATACCTTCCGGTCCAGCGGCGCCGGCGGTCAGCACGTCAACGTAACGGACTCGGCCGTGCGCTTGACCCACTTGCCGACCGGTATCGTCGTGTCGTGCCAGAACGAACGGTCGCAGCACAAAAACCGTGCGTCGGCGATGAAGGTGCTCAGGTCACGGTTGTACGACGTCAAGATGAAGGAACAGCAGGCGAAGCTGGATCAGATTGGCGGCGAGAAAAAAGACATCGCCTTCGGCAGCCAGATCCGCAGCTACGTGCTGGCCCCGTACCGCATGGTGAAAGACCACCGCACCAAGTATCAGGTGGGTGATCCAGACCGCGTGCTCGACGGCGACCTGGAGGAGTTCATCCGGGCGTACCTGTTGAAGAAGGGCAGCGGCAACCTCGCCGCCACCGACGAGGCCGACGACCTCTAG
- a CDS encoding ATP-binding protein, with amino-acid sequence MHDARIPPRYARCDLSNFVTYPNEKLQLTLTRARKFAETFPAVTKGLCLIGPPGIGKTHIAVGVLRQSIQRTGVRGLFYDVRELLKMIRSTYNPVVRTAEMDILRPVMDAELLVLDDLGAEKPSEWVEETMNLIVNTRYNERRPTIFTTNYEDTPDDSNLDSLKVRVGFRMHSRLHEMCEFLEYEGPDFRMLGPGSGAEELAILWKDGKGRRTLPPKARSQARAQLRENDPLRSLKQPGPSRELKWPGGKAGRG; translated from the coding sequence ATGCACGATGCGCGGATTCCGCCGCGTTACGCGCGATGTGATCTCTCGAATTTCGTGACCTATCCGAACGAGAAGCTGCAGCTCACGCTCACGCGGGCCCGGAAGTTTGCCGAGACGTTTCCGGCCGTGACAAAGGGCTTGTGCCTGATCGGTCCGCCTGGAATCGGCAAGACCCACATCGCGGTGGGCGTGTTGCGCCAGTCGATTCAGCGCACCGGCGTGCGCGGGTTGTTCTACGACGTTCGCGAACTGCTGAAGATGATTCGGTCCACGTACAACCCGGTGGTGCGCACGGCCGAGATGGACATCCTGCGTCCCGTGATGGATGCGGAACTGCTGGTGCTTGACGACCTCGGCGCGGAAAAGCCCTCCGAGTGGGTGGAAGAAACGATGAACCTCATCGTCAACACCCGGTACAACGAGCGGCGTCCGACGATTTTTACCACCAACTACGAAGACACGCCTGACGACAGCAATCTTGATTCGCTCAAGGTGCGGGTGGGGTTCCGGATGCACTCGCGGCTTCACGAGATGTGCGAGTTCCTGGAGTACGAAGGGCCCGATTTCCGGATGCTCGGTCCGGGCAGCGGCGCCGAGGAATTGGCGATCCTCTGGAAGGATGGCAAGGGCCGTCGCACGTTGCCGCCCAAGGCCCGTAGCCAGGCGCGCGCCCAGTTGCGCGAGAACGACCCGCTTCGCTCACTCAAGCAGCCCGGCCCCTCGCGCGAGCTCAAGTGGCCCGGCGGCAAGGCCGGCCGAGGCTAG